Genomic window (Ailuropoda melanoleuca isolate Jingjing chromosome 7, ASM200744v2, whole genome shotgun sequence):
TCCGTGTCCTTCCTGCTGGATGCCCTGCAGGGCCAGGGGCTGCCCGCCTGGGCAGAACCCAGCCCCTCTGGGGCCTCCGTGCGGTGCTGGAGCGCCCCGTCTACCCAGATGCTTGGCTGCACATGTGgacagcctccccctccccccaccgcacAGGCCCCTCAGCTCTTTGCGGACCATTAATTCTGGGCTGAGCTTTCTCACGTTCCCAGGAATGCTCTCCCCGGTCCCTGGCGTCCATCCCCAGAAGAGAGGGATGGCATTTGGCTCCACTGGCATGTGGGGAGGGCTGCtccagtcccccctccccccacaccactGTCCCCGGAGCCCTGGAGCAGACCGGTCTGACCCCAGGGTAGGAGTGACCCCCTCCCACGCGGGCTCTGCCCCAGTCTGAGAAGGACCATGTGGCCCGTTGTGCTGAGCACCCGCACCCCCTCATAGACCCCCATGCCATCCCCATGGCCCGCTCCCCATTTGgcaaatgaggacactgaaggCCAGGAGGACCCAGCCAGCTGGGCCAGGTTCCGGGTCTGCCCACTACCACCCCAGCTGCAGACTGGGATGGGGACTGCCGTCCATGATGCGAGGGTACTGCATccagccaggggagggagagCTGGTCCAGATACTCCCCCTGGGCCCCTGCCTTCCCAAGCGGACTTTGCTGGCGCTGCGGCTGCCTTCAGGTTCACCTGGGCCAGGATGCCTCTGGCCCCAGGCAAAGGGGCCGGCTTCTGCGGCTGCCCCCTTCTGCGGTGGCGGTGGTGGGGCTGAGGGCTGGCCTCCCTCGCTGAggcgggtgggaggagggggcggcTGGCACGGCCCTTGGGGGCTCTCCTGCTGGCACTAGGCTGCAGTAGGAGGTCCTAGCAGAGCGGTGGGGCTGGGCAGGTGTGCAAGCAGGGAACAGTCTCCCCCCGTGGCACGGGCTCCAGGAGGGCTCTGCAGAGGGCATTATGGGGTGCACCTTGTGCCGCAGGCCCCCCTGAGGAGAAGGCCACCCCACCTGCAGACACGGGCCATGTTCAACTccagggagctgcttctcctgtGCTTCCTGGCGCCGGCGGTGGGTGGCACTGAGCACGTCTTCCGGCCTGGGTGAGTCAGAGCGTGGGGGCTCGGGCCACCGGCTGCGGcagtgctgggggtgggcagcCGGGAGCCCTTGGGGCAACCCCCGGACTGCGGGGAGGCATGGCTCTTCCTTCTGGCTCTTGCTGACGGTCTTTCCTGTGGCGACGTGGGGAAGCCCACTCCCCAGATCCTTGGCTCCCTTGGTTCCAGGGCTGGAAGggtctgggctctgggctggaggcTGTGGACTGACTTGCCATGCCCCCTCCCCGTAGCCGCAGGGTGTGTGCCACCGGGGCTCCCAGGGGCCCCGAGTCAGAGTCTTTCGTTCAGAGAGTGTACCAGCCTTTCCTCACCACCTGTGATGGGCACCGAGCCTGCAGCACCTACCGGTGAGCGCCCCCGCCCACTGCAGCGGCCCCCACTGGCCACACATCAACCCTGAGGCCCCGGAGGGCCGTGCACCCCAAGGTGGGAAACCCGGGCCCACGTCCGAGGGGATGCGGAGGCTGAGACCCATGGTGACTTGGGCCGTGCTGATCCCACGCTGCGGTTGTAGTCACCTCACACGTCATCCCGTTCTGCTCCCCCGCCCTcatcctggggggaggggggctcaccCATGCTGCTACCCTCTGCTCTCGGGTGCTGGCTGCAAGTTCTTATCCATTTGCGGTGATGCCTGCCTCGCCAAAACTGCCTCCGGGCTCCAGTGGGCACCCCTCTCCCCATGACAGCCCCCAGCGGTCACAGATGGAGACCCTACCGCCACACCCCCAGGACACCCCCGCGGCCTAGCCGGCCGCCAGCGTGAGGGGCGTGTGTCCTCCTGTGCTCAGCTGTGGAAATGTGGCTTAGAGAGATTTCGTCGTCTGTGGGGTTCTCAAAGACCTTCCTGTGGGATAGCCCCCTGCTGGCTAAGAAGGTGGGGGCAGTGTGGGTGGGGCCCAGCGAGGGGCGGGGCCATGTTCCCTGCCCCTTCCACTAAGCAGGCTGGCCTAGGAGGGGCCGGGAATGCCCCATTAGTGAGCGCCCCCTTCCCCCCCTGCtcgggggcagggcggggggtcTAGGCCTCGGAGGCTGCCTGTGGTTTGAGCACTGCTGGTGGGGGGCACCGTCAGCGTCCAAGGGCCCAGtgcccagagagggaaggcaggGTGAAGAACTGGGGAGACCAGCAGGGCTGCTGCTGACTCCCTGCCCCTACCCATCCCGCAGGACCATCTACAGGACCGCCTACCGCCGCAGCCCTGGGCTGGCTGCCCCCAGGCCTCGCTATGCCTGCTGCCCCGGCTGGAAGAGGACCAGCGGGCTCCCCAGGGCCTGTGGGGCAGGTGAGAGCTGGGGCTCTGCAGACCTGGACATAGCACCCACTGCTTTCGCCTGAGTGGAGTGCCTCCTTGCTGTATGGCACCCCTTCCCCGGCTGCCCGCCTGCAGGGCCCTGGGGACCCCTCTCAGTTTGTGACGGGCCTCCCCCTCAACAGCCATATGCCAGCCCCCATGCCAGAACGGAGGCAGCTGTGTCCAGCCAGGCCGCTGTCACTGCCCTGCGGGATGGCAGGGCGACACCTGCCAGACAGGTGAGGCTGCCTCCCACCCTTCCAGCGGGGAAGGGTCCTCTGGGCCCCTCTCTGGGTGTCAGGGGTGGACCACGAACAGGCGGGTGCTGGAGGCCACTCCCTAGCTGACACCCGTTTTCCTGCAGACGTGGACGAgtgcagggctggagggggcatGTGCCCCCAGCACTGTGTCAACACTGCAGGGAGTTATTGGTGCCAGTGTCGGGAAGGGCACGGCCCATCTGCAGATGGTGTGCCCTGCCTGCCCGAGAGGGGGACCCCCAGGGTAGCCCCGAACCCCACAACAGGTAAGCGTCCTAGTTGCCCCCCCACCCTTGCTGCtgtgcctggggggagggggggcatcACCCTGTAGCTCTGTGCTGGGCGCAGCTCCCACTCCGGGCTGCAGGCCATCTCCCTCACCTGGGCAGAAACAGGGATCTTCCCCAGGGGAGAGAGGGGTGGTGATTTCTTGGGGGCATTGTGGGGAGGCCTGCCGAGAGGGGGGCCTTGTCTCAGCCGAGAGAGTGGAAGAagaccccccaccccggggtctCCTCCACGCCCCTGCCCCCGCAGCCAGGAGACGCCACACCTCTGCTGGCGACGGGACATTATTACTTTTGGTACGCGCTGTGACACTTCAAACTCGTACCGTGAGTAATAATGCGCTGTCGACAGCCTGGCACCAAGAGCGCGACGTGGACCTCGGCTTGGACGGCTCAGCACCGTGGGGACCctggcgcggggtggggggggcgcacCTGCCCGGGCGGGCTGATGAGCCAGCCCCGCTGCCTagaatgggggtggggcccaagcCCCACCTCCAGGGCTGTGCCCCACGCTCGGCGGAGGCTGAGGCCTCCCCGTGGAGGGGAGCAGCCAGCCTGGGGTGTGGCGTGTGGAGCCGGGCCTGCCTGACTCAGAGCGGGGATCTCCCCAGGCACGGACAGCACCGTGGAGGAGGAAGTCCAGAGGCTGCGGTCAAGGGTAGACGTGTTGGAGCAGGTGAGGCCCGCCCCCCGTGTCTCCTGTGGTGTAGTGCAGACTCTCAGGGTGATTGTGGGGTTCCGCGGGGGTGGCCCTGGGAAGGAGGGGCCAAGCTTGGCTGTGCCCCCTCGGGCAGCAGAGTGCCTGAAGCCAGGTCCAGCCCACCCCTCCCTTTGTCCCTGAGGCCTTTCTATGGGGCCGTCGGCCTGATGACCCCTTGGAAGCTCTGGTCTGCCCCCCCAGCTCCTCTGACCCGGGACCCCAGGCTTTGGGGACCATTGCCCGGCGGGCTCACGAGGTGTCCGTCTGCCCATGCACCTGGCTCTCCTGGCACAGACGCTCCCTCTGGTGGACATCCTGGGCCCTGCAGAGCCCTTACTGGCCACAGGGTTCCCTAAAAGCCTTGTGGGACAGAGAGGGTCCCTCGGTCTGGCCCACAGAAGCTGCAGCTGGTGCTGGCCCCACTGCATAGCCTGGCCTTGAGGGCGCTGGAGCACGGGCTCCCGGACCCTAGCAGCCTGCTGGCTCACTCCTTCCGTCAGCTGGACCGCATCGACTCCCTGAGTGAGCAGATCTCCTTCCTGGAGGAGCAGCTGGGGTCCTGTGAGTGCCACCCCCCCACACAGAGctccccaggagcctgggaccTGGGGCCGGTCTGTGCCCACAGAGGCcagaggctgggccagggcagCCACAGGCTGAGGGGGGCAGATCTGcccgtggggggcgggggggcgagAGGGTAGGGAGCAGTGAGCTCTGACCTCAGCCCTTCGTCCGTCCACAGGTTCCTGCAAGAAGGAGCTGTGAGGCCACCTGGGCCCCCGGCTTGGGCTCCGGAGAGCCTGTGCCCACTGTGCTGGGTTGGGCAGGAGGGGGACTTCAAGCCAAGACAGGGTGGAAGGAGGGGGTCCTCCTAGGTGTGACCCAGCCCCAGCCCGGCCAGCACCAGTGAGCGGGCCCGTGGCTGAGGGGAGGTACGAGGGTTGGGGGCACCTGTAATCTGGGTcgaaacagaataaaatgaaggTTCAGGAGCTGCTGTGTCCTTGGTGGACTCTGGAGGGCATTCTGAAGCCGATGGGGGCCACCTGCTGGCTGGCAGGAGGGCCAAGGGGCAGCCTGGGGCACAGGGGGGCTCTCAGCCGCACTGGGCCCTCGTCCTACACAGGCTCTCGGCCCTCCCGCTCCCACAGGGGCTGGAGGCGGTGGCGTCTGTGAAGGTGGGGCTGGCCCTCGGTGATAAGCTGGTGCCACTCCCCAGCCAGGGGCCGAAGAGCAaatcctcctcccccccacccttggGGTGCCCGCCGCCCCCGGAAAAACTACCGCAGGATGATCGTGGGCCTGGCCCCTGGAGGGGGACGCTGCGGGGGGCAGGGAGTGccccctggaggaggtgagggcagCCCCAGCACCGTAGCACCCGGCCTGCCCCGACTGACCACAACTCAGCAGGCGCTTCCAAGAGTTTGTTTATTAAAAAACGCGGACGGAGTGCAGTGCCTGTGTGGCCGGCTTGCTCCCAAGGCCAGCAGGGCAAGGACCTCCGCTTCGTGGCTCTCCCCGAGGCCCAGGCTGCACAGGACCAGGTGTCTCGCCACACCCCCAGAGTCCCATTTCTCCCAGAGGCCGGGCCGCCCAG
Coding sequences:
- the EGFL7 gene encoding epidermal growth factor-like protein 7 isoform X1, which translates into the protein MFNSRELLLLCFLAPAVGGTEHVFRPGRRVCATGAPRGPESESFVQRVYQPFLTTCDGHRACSTYRTIYRTAYRRSPGLAAPRPRYACCPGWKRTSGLPRACGAAICQPPCQNGGSCVQPGRCHCPAGWQGDTCQTDVDECRAGGGMCPQHCVNTAGSYWCQCREGHGPSADGVPCLPERGTPRVAPNPTTGTDSTVEEEVQRLRSRVDVLEQKLQLVLAPLHSLALRALEHGLPDPSSLLAHSFRQLDRIDSLSEQISFLEEQLGSCSCKKEL
- the EGFL7 gene encoding epidermal growth factor-like protein 7 isoform X2: MFNSRELLLLCFLAPAVGGTEHVFRPGTIYRTAYRRSPGLAAPRPRYACCPGWKRTSGLPRACGAAICQPPCQNGGSCVQPGRCHCPAGWQGDTCQTDVDECRAGGGMCPQHCVNTAGSYWCQCREGHGPSADGVPCLPERGTPRVAPNPTTGTDSTVEEEVQRLRSRVDVLEQKLQLVLAPLHSLALRALEHGLPDPSSLLAHSFRQLDRIDSLSEQISFLEEQLGSCSCKKEL